The Ovis aries strain OAR_USU_Benz2616 breed Rambouillet chromosome 11, ARS-UI_Ramb_v3.0, whole genome shotgun sequence genome window below encodes:
- the SGSH gene encoding N-sulphoglucosamine sulphohydrolase isoform X3: protein MGRTCGPVGRGVRDGENLSEDAKSGACEGPASLLAASERNVRPAPGCPPLQFLRPGAEPAAAAGPSWHSHRPFFLYVAFHDPHRCGHAQPQYGAFCEKFGNGESGMGRIPDWTPQTYNPKDVQVPYFVPDTPAARADLAAQYTTVGRMDQGIGLVLQELRGAGVLNDTLVIFTSDNGIPFPSGRTNLYWPGTAEPMLVSSPEHPKRWGQVSEAYVSLLDLTPTILDWFSIPYPSYAIFGTKTVQLTGRSLLPVLEAEPLWTTVFGSQSYHEVTMSYPMRSVHHQNFHLVHNLHFKMPFPIDQDFYVSPTFQDLLNRTTAGQPTGWYKDLHHYYYRERWELYDRSQDPHETHNLAADPRYAQVLELLQTQLVKWQWETHDPWVCAPDGVLEEKLAPQCRSLHNEL from the exons ATGGGAAGGACCTGTGGGCCTGTTGGGCGGGGAGTGAGAGATGGAGAAAACCTCTCCGAGGACGCTAAATCAGGGGCCTGTGAAGGGCCAG CATCTCTGCTCGCAGCATCAGAACGGAATGTACGGCCTGCACCAGGATGTCCACCACTTCAATTCCTTCGACCGGGTGCAGAGCCTGCCGCTGCTGCTGGGCCGAGCTGGCATTCACACAG GCCTTTTTTCCTCTATGTTGCCTTCCATGACCCCCACCGCTGCGGGCACGCCCAGCCACAGTACGGGGCGTTCTGTGAGAAGTTTGGCAATGGGGAGAGTGGCATGGGGCGGATTCCAGATTGGACCCCCCAGACCTACAACCCAAAGGATGTGCAG GTGCCTTACTTCGTCCCTGACACCCCAGCCGCCCGAGCTGACCTGGCCGCTCAGTACACCACCGTTGGCCGGATGGACCAAG GGATTGGACTCGTGCTCCAGGAGCTGCGTGGAGCAGGCGTCCTGAATGACACCCTGGTCATCTTCACGTCCGACAATGGGATCCCCTTCCCCAGCGGCAGAACCAACCTGTACTGGCCAGGCACTGCAGAGCCCATGCTGGTATCGTCCCCAGAGCATCCAAAACGCTGGGGCCAGGTCAGTGAGGCCTACGTGAGCCTCTTAG ATCTCACACCCACCATCTTGGATTGGTTCTCCATCCCCTATCCTAGCTATGCCATCTTTGGCACAAAGACTGTCCAGCTCACTGGGCGGTCCCTCCTCCCAGTGCTGGAGGCAGAACCCCTCTGGACCACGGTCTTCGGCAGCCAGAGCTACCACGAGGTCACCATGTCCTACCCCATGCGCTCCGTGCACCACCAGAACTTCCACCTGGTGCACAACCTCCACTTCAAGATGCCCTTCCCCATCGACCAGGACTTCTACGTCTCACCGACCTTTCAGGACCTGCTGAATCGCACCACAGCTGGCCAGCCCACGGGCTGGTATAAGGATCTGCATCACTACTACTACCGGGAGCGCTGGGAGCTCTATGATAGGAGCCAGGACCCCCACGAGACCCACAACCTGGCTGCCGACCCCCGCTACGCCCAGGTTCTGGAACTGCTGCAGACCCAGCTGGTCAAGTGGCAGTGGGAGACCCATGACCCCTGGGTGTGTGCTCCAGATGGGGTGCTGGAGGAGAAGCTGGCTCCCCAGTGCCGGTCACTCCACAACGAACTGTGA
- the SLC26A11 gene encoding sodium-independent sulfate anion transporter, protein MRRGLNGNGGCRALGISTGRFWESQPAAMEGSTRGASGSTLTEDQQHVPGARPMHTTETHGDQQHPADLPRASHGGGSSLTPHPGSRPRGHAGTRAAPPRPRSRVHKARPDPAPAPAPPPSPVSADPLRRPRETRSCRDNGRSGAVASDMSPPMSPMKPPKGFAPMSCCWSTETMQKWLPFLGWLPDYTWYALKMDFIAGISVGLTVIPQALAYAEVAGLPPQYGLYSAFMGCFVYFFLGTSRDVTLGPTAIMSLLVSFYTFHEPAYAVLLAFLSGCIQLGMGFLRLGLLLDFISCPVIKGFTSAAAIIIGFGQIKNLLGLQHIPRQFFLQVYYTFHNIGETRVGDAVLGLVCMVLLLVLKLMRDHVPPVHPEMPTGVRLSHGLVWTATTARNALVVSFAALVAYSFQVTGYQPFVLTGKTPEGLPDAHIPPFSVTTANGTISFTEMVQGMGAGLVVVPLMGLLESIAVAKSFASQNNYRINSNQELLAIGLTNILGSLFSSYPVTGSFGRTAVNAQSGVCTPAGGLMTGALVLLSLDYLTSLFYYIPKSALAAVIIMAVVPLFDTKIVRTLWRVKRLDLLPLCVTFLLCFWEVQYGILAGALVSVLILLHSVARPKIQVSEGPMLVLQPASGLHFPAIETLREALLSRALETSPPRSVALDCTHICSIDYTVVLGLGELLEDFHKRGATLALIGLQVPVLRVLLSADLKGVLYFCTLEEAEKYLKQEPGTQPYNGSEDSVPEHKIALLKA, encoded by the exons ATGAGACGGGGACTGAATGGAAATGGGGGCTGCAGGGCACTGGGAATTAGCACTGGGCGTTTCTGGGAGAGCCAACCGGCGGCGATGGAGGGCAGTACCCGGGGTGCCAGCGGGTCAACACTTACCGAGGATCAGCAGCACGTTCCGGGGGCGCGCCCAATGCACACAACAGAGACCCACGGAGATCAGCAGCACCCAGCAGACCTGCCCAGAGCTTCGCATGGTGGCGGCTCCAGCCTGACCCCCCACCCCGGCTCCCGGCCCCGCGGTCACGCGGGCACCagggccgccccgccccgccctcggTCACGTGTACACAAGGCCCGCCCAGACCCCGCCCCCGCTcctgctccccctccctctccggTTTCTGCAGACCCGCTGCGGAGACCACGGGAAACCCGGAGCTGCAGAGACAACGGGAGATCCGGAGCAGTGGCGTCCG ACATGTCGCCTCCTATGTCTCCTATGAAACCACCCAAGGGCTTTGCCCCTATGTCCTGCTGCTGGTCCACTGAGACCATGCAGAAGTGGCTGCCTTTCCTGGGCTGGCTGCCTGACTACACCTGGTACGCCCTGAAGATGGACTTCATCGCTGGGATCTCAGTCGGGCTCACAGTCATTCCCCAGGCGCTGGCCTATGCCGAGGTGGCTGGACTCCCTCCCCAG TACGGCCTCTACTCTGCCTTCATGGGATGCTTCGTATATTTCTTTCTGGGCACCTCCCGAGATGTGACTCTGGGCCCCACGGCCATCATGTCCCTCCTGGTCTCCTTCTACACCTTCCACGAGCCTGCGTACGCTGTGCTGCTGGCTTTTCTGTCGGGCTGCATCCAGTTAGGCATGGGGTTCCTGCGCTTAG GGCTCCTGCTGGACTTCATCTCCTGTCCCGTCATTAAAGGTTTCACCTCGGCTGCTGCCATCATCATCGGCTTCGGGCAGATCAAG AATCTGCTGGGACTGCAGCACATCCCCAGGCAGTTTTTCCTGCAAGTGTATTACACTTTCCACAACATCGGAGAGACCAG GGTGGGCGATGCAGTGCTGGGGTTGGTCTgcatggtgctgctgctggtgctgaagctgatgcGGGACCACGTGCCTCCTGTCCATCCTGAGATGCCCACCGGAGTGCGGCTCAGCCATGGGCTGGTTTGGACTGCCACCACAG CTCGCAACGCCCTGgtggtctcctttgctgccttggTCGCATACTCCTTCCAGGTGACCGGATACCAGCCTTTTGTTCTAACTGGGAAGACACCTGAGGGACTCCCTGATGCCCACATCCCTCCCTTCTCAGTGACCACTGCCAATGGGACAATCTCCTTCACTGAGATGGTACAG gGAATGGGGGCCGGGCTGGTCGTGGTACCCCTGATGGGTCTCCTGGAGAGCATCGCAGTGGCCAAATCCTTTG CGTCTCAAAATAATTACCGAATTAACTCCAACCAGGAGCTGCTGGCTATCG GCTTAACCAACATCCTgggctccctcttctcctcctacccggTCACAGGCAGCTTTGGACG GACGGCTGTGAATGCCCAGTCGGGAGTGTGCACCCCAGCGGGGGGCCTGATGACGG GAGCTCTGGTGCTGCTGTCGCTGGACTACCTGACCTCGCTCTTCTACTATATCCCCAAGTCTGCCCTGGCTGCCGTCATTATCATGGCTGTGGTCCCCCTGTTTGACACCAAGATCGTGAGGACACTCTGGCGAGTGAAGA GGCTGGACCTGTTGCCCCTCTGTGTGACGTTCCTGCTCTGCTTCTGGGAAGTCCAGTACGGCATCCTGGCAGGCGCCCTGGTGTCTGTGCTGATTCTCCTGCACTCCGTGGCCAGACCCAAAATACAG GTGTCAGAGGGTCCAATGCTAGTCCTGCAGCCGGCGAGTGGCCTGCACTTCCCTGCAATTGAGACCCTCCGAGAGGCATTGCTGAGCCGGGCTCTGGAAA CATCCCCGCCGCGCTCCGTGGCCTTGGACTGCACCCACATCTGCAGCATCGACTACACGGTGGTGCTGGGGCTTGGGGAGCTCCTGGAGGACTTCCACAAGCGGGGTGCCACCCTTGCCCTCATCGGCCTGCAG GTCCCTGTCCTCCGTGTCCTGCTGTCTGCTGACCTGAAGGGAGTCCTGTACTTCTGCACCCTGGAAGAAGCAG AGAAATACCTGAAGCAAGAACCAGGGACCCAGCCCTACAATGGCAGCGAAGACTCTGTTCCGGAACACAAGATTGCCCTGCTGAAGGCCTGA
- the SGSH gene encoding N-sulphoglucosamine sulphohydrolase isoform X2 produces the protein MYGLHQDVHHFNSFDRVQSLPLLLGRAGIHTGIIGKKHVGPEMVYPFDFAYTEENGSVLQVGRNITRIKLLVRKFLQTRGDRPFFLYVAFHDPHRCGHAQPQYGAFCEKFGNGESGMGRIPDWTPQTYNPKDVQVPYFVPDTPAARADLAAQYTTVGRMDQGIGLVLQELRGAGVLNDTLVIFTSDNGIPFPSGRTNLYWPGTAEPMLVSSPEHPKRWGQVSEAYVSLLDLTPTILDWFSIPYPSYAIFGTKTVQLTGRSLLPVLEAEPLWTTVFGSQSYHEVTMSYPMRSVHHQNFHLVHNLHFKMPFPIDQDFYVSPTFQDLLNRTTAGQPTGWYKDLHHYYYRERWELYDRSQDPHETHNLAADPRYAQVLELLQTQLVKWQWETHDPWVCAPDGVLEEKLAPQCRSLHNEL, from the exons ATGTACGGCCTGCACCAGGATGTCCACCACTTCAATTCCTTCGACCGGGTGCAGAGCCTGCCGCTGCTGCTGGGCCGAGCTGGCATTCACACAG GCATCATTGGGAAGAAGCACGTGGGGCCGGAGATGGTGTATCCATTTGACTTTGCGTACACGGAGGAGAATGGCTCTGTCCTCCAGGTCGGGCGGAACATCACTAGAATTAAACTGCTGGTCCGGAAATTCCTGCAGACGCGGGGTGACAG GCCTTTTTTCCTCTATGTTGCCTTCCATGACCCCCACCGCTGCGGGCACGCCCAGCCACAGTACGGGGCGTTCTGTGAGAAGTTTGGCAATGGGGAGAGTGGCATGGGGCGGATTCCAGATTGGACCCCCCAGACCTACAACCCAAAGGATGTGCAG GTGCCTTACTTCGTCCCTGACACCCCAGCCGCCCGAGCTGACCTGGCCGCTCAGTACACCACCGTTGGCCGGATGGACCAAG GGATTGGACTCGTGCTCCAGGAGCTGCGTGGAGCAGGCGTCCTGAATGACACCCTGGTCATCTTCACGTCCGACAATGGGATCCCCTTCCCCAGCGGCAGAACCAACCTGTACTGGCCAGGCACTGCAGAGCCCATGCTGGTATCGTCCCCAGAGCATCCAAAACGCTGGGGCCAGGTCAGTGAGGCCTACGTGAGCCTCTTAG ATCTCACACCCACCATCTTGGATTGGTTCTCCATCCCCTATCCTAGCTATGCCATCTTTGGCACAAAGACTGTCCAGCTCACTGGGCGGTCCCTCCTCCCAGTGCTGGAGGCAGAACCCCTCTGGACCACGGTCTTCGGCAGCCAGAGCTACCACGAGGTCACCATGTCCTACCCCATGCGCTCCGTGCACCACCAGAACTTCCACCTGGTGCACAACCTCCACTTCAAGATGCCCTTCCCCATCGACCAGGACTTCTACGTCTCACCGACCTTTCAGGACCTGCTGAATCGCACCACAGCTGGCCAGCCCACGGGCTGGTATAAGGATCTGCATCACTACTACTACCGGGAGCGCTGGGAGCTCTATGATAGGAGCCAGGACCCCCACGAGACCCACAACCTGGCTGCCGACCCCCGCTACGCCCAGGTTCTGGAACTGCTGCAGACCCAGCTGGTCAAGTGGCAGTGGGAGACCCATGACCCCTGGGTGTGTGCTCCAGATGGGGTGCTGGAGGAGAAGCTGGCTCCCCAGTGCCGGTCACTCCACAACGAACTGTGA
- the SGSH gene encoding N-sulphoglucosamine sulphohydrolase isoform X1: MEKTSPRTLNQGPVKGQHLCSQHQNGMYGLHQDVHHFNSFDRVQSLPLLLGRAGIHTGIIGKKHVGPEMVYPFDFAYTEENGSVLQVGRNITRIKLLVRKFLQTRGDRPFFLYVAFHDPHRCGHAQPQYGAFCEKFGNGESGMGRIPDWTPQTYNPKDVQVPYFVPDTPAARADLAAQYTTVGRMDQGIGLVLQELRGAGVLNDTLVIFTSDNGIPFPSGRTNLYWPGTAEPMLVSSPEHPKRWGQVSEAYVSLLDLTPTILDWFSIPYPSYAIFGTKTVQLTGRSLLPVLEAEPLWTTVFGSQSYHEVTMSYPMRSVHHQNFHLVHNLHFKMPFPIDQDFYVSPTFQDLLNRTTAGQPTGWYKDLHHYYYRERWELYDRSQDPHETHNLAADPRYAQVLELLQTQLVKWQWETHDPWVCAPDGVLEEKLAPQCRSLHNEL; encoded by the exons ATGGAGAAAACCTCTCCGAGGACGCTAAATCAGGGGCCTGTGAAGGGCCAG CATCTCTGCTCGCAGCATCAGAACGGAATGTACGGCCTGCACCAGGATGTCCACCACTTCAATTCCTTCGACCGGGTGCAGAGCCTGCCGCTGCTGCTGGGCCGAGCTGGCATTCACACAG GCATCATTGGGAAGAAGCACGTGGGGCCGGAGATGGTGTATCCATTTGACTTTGCGTACACGGAGGAGAATGGCTCTGTCCTCCAGGTCGGGCGGAACATCACTAGAATTAAACTGCTGGTCCGGAAATTCCTGCAGACGCGGGGTGACAG GCCTTTTTTCCTCTATGTTGCCTTCCATGACCCCCACCGCTGCGGGCACGCCCAGCCACAGTACGGGGCGTTCTGTGAGAAGTTTGGCAATGGGGAGAGTGGCATGGGGCGGATTCCAGATTGGACCCCCCAGACCTACAACCCAAAGGATGTGCAG GTGCCTTACTTCGTCCCTGACACCCCAGCCGCCCGAGCTGACCTGGCCGCTCAGTACACCACCGTTGGCCGGATGGACCAAG GGATTGGACTCGTGCTCCAGGAGCTGCGTGGAGCAGGCGTCCTGAATGACACCCTGGTCATCTTCACGTCCGACAATGGGATCCCCTTCCCCAGCGGCAGAACCAACCTGTACTGGCCAGGCACTGCAGAGCCCATGCTGGTATCGTCCCCAGAGCATCCAAAACGCTGGGGCCAGGTCAGTGAGGCCTACGTGAGCCTCTTAG ATCTCACACCCACCATCTTGGATTGGTTCTCCATCCCCTATCCTAGCTATGCCATCTTTGGCACAAAGACTGTCCAGCTCACTGGGCGGTCCCTCCTCCCAGTGCTGGAGGCAGAACCCCTCTGGACCACGGTCTTCGGCAGCCAGAGCTACCACGAGGTCACCATGTCCTACCCCATGCGCTCCGTGCACCACCAGAACTTCCACCTGGTGCACAACCTCCACTTCAAGATGCCCTTCCCCATCGACCAGGACTTCTACGTCTCACCGACCTTTCAGGACCTGCTGAATCGCACCACAGCTGGCCAGCCCACGGGCTGGTATAAGGATCTGCATCACTACTACTACCGGGAGCGCTGGGAGCTCTATGATAGGAGCCAGGACCCCCACGAGACCCACAACCTGGCTGCCGACCCCCGCTACGCCCAGGTTCTGGAACTGCTGCAGACCCAGCTGGTCAAGTGGCAGTGGGAGACCCATGACCCCTGGGTGTGTGCTCCAGATGGGGTGCTGGAGGAGAAGCTGGCTCCCCAGTGCCGGTCACTCCACAACGAACTGTGA